The genomic segment AGTCGTTCGACTTCCAGCTGGCGTTCCCGCCTCACCTCGCGCGAGACACCATCCTGGTCGCCGAGCCCCACCTGGTTGTTGCCGTGCAGGCGGTAGCCGATCAGCGGATCGGGCAGGCTGTCGATGTTCCCTCGCATGGCTGCCAGCATGCTGATCCAGGCGTCGTGGACCCAGCCCGAAGCAGGTAGAGGCAGCGCATCGTCCAGCACCCGGCGACGCAGCGCCATCGCGGCTCCTGTCATCAGCGGCCGCTTCAGCAACAGCTCGAAGCCGTGGCCTGCATGCATCCGCGCGTGCTCTGACGGTCGGTAGCCCAACGCGGAAAACAATCGTTTGGACAGCATCCGGCCGCTTCCGTCAATCAACTCTGCATCGCTGTGCAGCGCCAGCAGTTCAGGGCGGGCATCGAACTCGGCGCAGAAACGCTGCAGCTTGTCCGGATACCAGACGTCATCCTGGTCGCACAGGAAAACGAGGTCGCCGCTACAGGCGCGGAGCGCGCCATCGAAGTTCTGCCGATAGCCGACGTTGCGCGAATTCACCTGCAGGTCCACCGCGATGCCCAGCGCCTCCGCACGAGGCACGAATGCACGCAGCAACGCCAGGGTACCGTCGGAGGATGCATCGTCGCGGATCACGAGCTGATCCGGATGGCGCGTCTGCGCCAGCAGGCTGTCCAGCTGCTCCTGCAGGAAGCGCTCGCCGTTGTACGTGCAGACGGCGATGGAAACGGACGAGGTCATCGGGAGACGGTGCGGCGGGGATGCGTCGAGTATCGCATGCCCCCGTCCGGACCCTCTCGTCCTCCGTAGCGAGCGGGCCTGCCGTTGATCAGCGCAGGACGCCTGGCTGGTCGGCCTGTCCGCTCACCAGCGTCCAGCCGACCACATCCTGCGCCAGCTGCTGCAGGCCGCGTTCGAAGGCGGCAGTGACCGCCGGAACGTCGGTGCTGCCGACCGGCTGCGCCTGGCGGAAGGTGCGGTCGGCGACCACGCGCTGGTCGGCGACGTGGATCAGCTTGGCATTGACCTCGATGACCACGGTGGGCGTGGCCTGGCCCTGGTAATCCGATTCGAAGCGGCGCACGTCGGTGGACAGCTTGTAGTCGGCACGGATGCCCGCGCTGCTGCGCGCCACGCCGCGGATGCGGCCGGAGTCCTCGAAGCCACGCAGCAGGGTGTCCTCGATCATGTCGGTGGCCGGCTGTGCCCAGCTGGCGCCCTTGTAGATCTCCATCTGCGACGGCGTCGGGCGCACGTTGATGCGCGGGCTGTCGACCATGCGCGCGGCGCTGGGCTTGGCCAGTACCAGCTGCCAGCTGGCCTGCGGCCATGCCGGATCCGCCTTCACCTGCACGGCAGGCGAGTACAGGGTCACTGCGGTTTTCTCGCTGCTGCCAAGGATGGAGCAGCCGCCCAGCAGGGTGACCAACGAGGCGGCCAGCAGCAGGCGCGGAAGGGTGATCGTGCTCATTTGGGTTCGAACTCCTTCGGTGCGTCGCGGCCCAGCAGGTAGCGCGCGGGGTTGTTCTCGAGGCGGTCGCTGACCCGGCGCAGGTCGCGGATCAGGCCACGCAGCTCGGTCAGCGTCGGGCCGAGCTGGCCGAGGCCGTCGTTGGCGAAGCTGTTGATCGCCGCACGGTTCTCGCCCAGGATCGAATCGGCATTGCCGGCGGCCGAATCGAGCTTGCCCAGCGTGGCGTCGAGCTTGTCGATGATGCCCGGCAGCTGCTGCACCAGGTTCTTGTCCAGGCGCTCGATGGTGCCGTTGGTGGTCTTCAGCGTGGTGTCCAGGCTGCGTGCGGCATCGCGCGCGCTGAGCAGCAGTGCCTGGGTGCCCTGGTCGCGATCGGCCAGGCCACCACTGATCGTTTCAAGATTGGCCAGCGTCGCGTTGATCGAAGCGACGTTGCGGTCGCTGAGGATCTGGTCCATGCGTTCGACGATGCGGTTGGCCACGTCGGTGATGTTCTGCAGCGCCGAAGGCGTGGTCGGGATGATCGGTGCCGGGTCCTTGTTGACCGTGGTCAACGCCGGCGACTGCGGCGTACCGCCGCTGAGCTGGATGATCGACGGGCCGGTGAGGCTGGTGATCGCCAGCTTGGCGCGGGTATCGGTCTTGACCGGCGTGGTCGAGTTCAGGCGGATGCGTGCGACCACCTGGCGCGGATCGTCCGGCACCAGGTTCAGTTCGGTGATCGAACCGACCGCGATGCCGTTGTACTGCACCGGGCTGCCCACCGACAGGCCGGTCACCGCCTCGCGGAACACCACGCGGTATTCCTGCCAGGTACGGTCGGAGGAGTACTTGGCGGCCCACAGGCCGAAGGCCAGCAGGGCCAGGCCGGTGATCAGGGTGAACGCGCCGATCAGCACGTAGTTGGCTTTGGTTTCCATGGCTCAGGCACTCTCGATCTGTTCGCCGCGCGCGGCACGCGCACGCGGTCCGTGGAAGTATTCCTGGATCCACGGATGATCCAGTTTCTCGATTTCCGGCAACGGTGCATTGGCCACCACCTTGCGGTCGGCCAGCACGGCAACGCGGTCGCAGATGGCGTACAGCGTGTCCAGGTCGTGGGTGATCAGGAACACGGTCAGCCCCAGCGCTTCCTGCAGGGTCTTGATCAGGCGGTCGAACGCGGCCGCGCCGATCGGGTCGAGGCCGGCGGTGGGTTCGTCCAGGAACAGCAGCGGTGGATCCAGCGCCAGCGCGCGGGCCAGGCCGGCGCGCTTGCGCATGCCGCCGGACAGCTGCGACGGCAGCTTGTTGATCGCGTCGGCGGGCAGGCCGGCCAGCTTCACCTTCAGCAGTGCCAGTTCGTAGTGCCAGCGCTCGGGCAGCTCACGATGGTGCTCCTTCAGCGGTACCTGCACGTTCTCGCCCACGGTCAGCGAGGAGAACAGGGCGCCGTCCTGGAACAGCACGCCGGTGTTGCGCTCGATGTGCAGGCGGCTTTCGGGATCGTCGGCACGTGCGTCGCGGCCCAGCACTTCGATCTGGCCTTCGTCGGGCGTGCGCAGGCCGAGGATCGAGCGCATCAGCACCGACTTGCCGGTACCGGAGCCGCCGACCACGCCCAGGATCTCGCCGCGGCGCACGTCCAGGTCCAGGTCCTCATGCACGGTCTGGCTGCCGAAGCGGTTGACCAGGCCGCGCACGCGGATCGCCAGTTCATGGCCCTGGTCGTCACGCATGTCGAGGATTTCGGGGCGGGCGGATGTGCTCATGTCACCAGTCCATGTGCATGAACCACAACGCCGCGAAGGCGTCGATGATGATCAC from the Stenotrophomonas maltophilia genome contains:
- a CDS encoding MlaD family protein, producing the protein METKANYVLIGAFTLITGLALLAFGLWAAKYSSDRTWQEYRVVFREAVTGLSVGSPVQYNGIAVGSITELNLVPDDPRQVVARIRLNSTTPVKTDTRAKLAITSLTGPSIIQLSGGTPQSPALTTVNKDPAPIIPTTPSALQNITDVANRIVERMDQILSDRNVASINATLANLETISGGLADRDQGTQALLLSARDAARSLDTTLKTTNGTIERLDKNLVQQLPGIIDKLDATLGKLDSAAGNADSILGENRAAINSFANDGLGQLGPTLTELRGLIRDLRRVSDRLENNPARYLLGRDAPKEFEPK
- a CDS encoding glycosyltransferase family 2 protein, encoding MTSSVSIAVCTYNGERFLQEQLDSLLAQTRHPDQLVIRDDASSDGTLALLRAFVPRAEALGIAVDLQVNSRNVGYRQNFDGALRACSGDLVFLCDQDDVWYPDKLQRFCAEFDARPELLALHSDAELIDGSGRMLSKRLFSALGYRPSEHARMHAGHGFELLLKRPLMTGAAMALRRRVLDDALPLPASGWVHDAWISMLAAMRGNIDSLPDPLIGYRLHGNNQVGLGDQDGVSREVRRERQLEVERLQCEQLLVRARALGLPGSRLEWIERKQRHLTVRTRLGPARLRRIPAVMAELLSGNYGYFGRGLLTAAIDLVRR
- a CDS encoding ABC-type transport auxiliary lipoprotein family protein: MSTITLPRLLLAASLVTLLGGCSILGSSEKTAVTLYSPAVQVKADPAWPQASWQLVLAKPSAARMVDSPRINVRPTPSQMEIYKGASWAQPATDMIEDTLLRGFEDSGRIRGVARSSAGIRADYKLSTDVRRFESDYQGQATPTVVIEVNAKLIHVADQRVVADRTFRQAQPVGSTDVPAVTAAFERGLQQLAQDVVGWTLVSGQADQPGVLR
- a CDS encoding ABC transporter ATP-binding protein is translated as MSTSARPEILDMRDDQGHELAIRVRGLVNRFGSQTVHEDLDLDVRRGEILGVVGGSGTGKSVLMRSILGLRTPDEGQIEVLGRDARADDPESRLHIERNTGVLFQDGALFSSLTVGENVQVPLKEHHRELPERWHYELALLKVKLAGLPADAINKLPSQLSGGMRKRAGLARALALDPPLLFLDEPTAGLDPIGAAAFDRLIKTLQEALGLTVFLITHDLDTLYAICDRVAVLADRKVVANAPLPEIEKLDHPWIQEYFHGPRARAARGEQIESA